A part of Gadus morhua chromosome 17, gadMor3.0, whole genome shotgun sequence genomic DNA contains:
- the LOC115529724 gene encoding P2Y purinoceptor 3 has protein sequence MSFHDRRASQPPTATPATELLTMDTESRYSLPGPLLNTSAPSFPLPHPNASCSIDESYKYIFLPICYIFTFVFSISLNAVVLYRSFRRKKRWNASLIYMVNLASTDFMYGLSLPFLVASYVMRDRWVFGDFMCRLVRFLFYFNLYGSIFFLTCISVHRYLGICHPMRTVMLETERAVKWTCVLIWAVVFALTCPIFRFAQSGYVTRLGGVGTGDPSAVTLEPSLMNGSHDATQGYQNCWDDAIDEEFHDYVPYAIVLHLLGFFLPFSIIAWCYSHVVVTIFRSLGPRPPAPRAGDGEDACRGGGLELTGFIPGGDAEDRTGGSDARKDVFKREPGYSLSLGAHSPYARRRRKSIRTIVTITLLFALCFFPFHVTRTLFLLLKVTRGVPCHTMTAVSMCYKITRPLASFNAWLNALLYFLTKDKAAAPCCQATVPCCQATSEGAGPQAGSLWQRSAMGRAGAARDEPIREEMRRKDVEMSPVSVHRARDKVTYTNG, from the coding sequence ATGAGCTTCCACGACCGCAGAGCCTCCCAGCCCCCCACGGCCACGCCCGCCACGGAGCTCCTCACCATGGATACTGAGAGCCGCTACAGCCTGCCAGGACCCCTCCTGAacacctccgccccctcctttcctcttccccATCCCAACGCCTCTTGCAGCATCGATGAATCCTACAAGTACATATTCCTCCCCATCTGCTACATCTTCACCTTCGTCTTCAGCATCTCGCTCAACGCGGTAGTCCTCTACCGCTCCTTCAGGAGGAAGAAGCGCTGGAACGCGTCTCTGATCTACATGGTAAACCTGGCCTCCACCGACTTCATGTACGGCCTGTCGCTGCCCTTCCTGGTGGCCAGCTACGTGATGCGGGACCGCTGGGTGTTCGGGGACTTCATGTGCCGCCTGGTGCGCTTCCTGTTCTACTTCAACCTCTACGGCTCCATCTTCTTCCTCACCTGCATCTCCGTGCACCGCTACCTTGGCATATGCCACCCCATGAGGACCGTGATGCTGGAGACCGAGAGGGCGGTGAAGTGGACCTGCGTCCTCATCTGGGCTGTGGTGTTTGCTCTCACCTGCCCTATATTCCGATTCGCCCAGAGCGGTTACGTCACGCGGCTGGGCGGAGTCGGGACTGGAGACCCCAGCGCGGTCACCCTGGAACCATCGCTGATGAACGGCAGCCATGACGCCACCCAGGGATACCAGAACTGTTGGGACGATGCAATCGACGAGGAGTTCCATGACTACGTCCCCTACGCAATCGTCCTCCACCTGCTGGGCTTCTTCCTGCCGTTCTCTATCATCGCCTGGTGCTACTCCCACGTGGTCGTCACCATCTTCAGGAGCCTGGGCCCCCGCCCGCCGGCCCCGAGGGCGGGGGACGGGGAGGACGCCTGTCGAGGTGGAGGACTGGAACTAACCGGATTCATCCCTGGTGGCGACGCAGAGGACAGAACCGGGGGCAGCGACGCCAGGAAAGATGTCTTCAAAAGAGAGCCGGGCTATTCCCTCTCGTTGGGAGCCCACTCCCCATATGCCCGCCGCAGACGTAAGTCCATCAGGACCATCGTCACCATCACCCTGCTGTTCGCTCTATGTTTCTTCCCCTTCCACGTCACGCGGACGCTCTTCCTGCTGCTGAAGGTGACCCGAGGGGTGCCCTGCCACACCATGACTGCGGTGTCCATGTGCTACAAGATCACGCGTCCGCTGGCCTCCTTCAACGCCTGGCTAAACGCCCTGCTCTACTTCCTCACCAAGGACAAGGCCGCCGCGCCCTGCTGCCAGGCCACTGTGCCCTGTTGCCAGGCGACCAGCGAAGGTGCCGGGCCGCAGGCGGGGTCGCTATGGCAGCGCAGCGCGATGGGCCGAGCCGGTGCTGCGCGGGACGAACCCatcagagaggagatgaggcgCAAAGACGTGGAAATGTCGCCGGTGTCTGTCCACAGAGCTCGGGACAAAGTGACGTACACCAACGGATGA
- the LOC115529971 gene encoding chromatin complexes subunit BAP18, translating into MTSASTKVGEIFSAAGAAFTKLGELTMQLHPVADASPASAPVKTTVKRKAHGDGPVFSDGSRKAVKKASPGGPPQTGLSALRDPPSAQPSVKKQKTADVTLSALNDSDVTSDLVDLEGPGQGPGPKKLNNFDQDNLNLDSSLIMSSTHLPLLSR; encoded by the exons ATGACTTCAGCCTCAACAAAA GTGGGGGAGATCTTCTCAGCTGCCGGCGCTGCCTTCACCAAGCTAGGGGAGCTCACCATGCAGCTGCACCCGGTCGCAGACGCCAGTCCTGCAAG CGCTCCGGTCAAAACCACGGTGAAGAGGAAGGCTCACGGAGACGGGCCGGTGTTCAGCGACGGCAGCAGGAAGGCTGTGAAGAAGGCCAGCCCCGGGGGGCCCCCCCAGACCGGTCTGTCGGCGCTCCGGGACCCCCCCTCCGCCCAGCCCAGCGTGAAGAAACAGAAGACGGCCG ACGTCACCCTCAGTGCGCTGAACGACTCGGACGTGACCAGTGACCTGGTGGACCTGGAGGGGCCCGGACAGGGCCCCGGCCCCAAGAAACTCAACAACTTTGATCAAG ATAATCTGAACTTGGACTCCAGCCTCATCATGAGCTCCACTCACCTCCCGTTGCTGTCCCGCTGA